ttatttacataaccTTTATATACGATTATCTACGATTTTACTACTTTCGTTGAAATATCGGATTGGCTTCAAATATACAGTATTGCTCGTTGTGTCAAAATATTGTCATGCCTGTGAAAATTTCCCTAGAGGGCCGACCCAACACAAGCATCTCGAAGGAATTAAAGAGCTCCATCTCGCGCGACGTGGCGTGAATCGTGCACGATCTAATGTCTTACTAAAAGCAAATCTGTGTTCGAGCAAGCTAGGCTTGGACAACGAGGACCGTAAAAGTATCGTCCACGCGGTTTCAGCGAGAGCCCGATCCTTCAATAGTGGTGTAGGGCACTGAGGAATTTCACCGAAATGTTCTGGAATCGCCATGAACAAAATCGAGCAAGGCCTGTCATGATTACAATTCTCATATCGGTGGAGATTCCTCGGGCGCAAGGTTGTGTAAATAGGTGCGGGACAAAATCAGAGAAGGGCCGGCAGAGCGGCAGCGACAGAGGCGTTTACATTGGCAGGCGTCGAACGCTTGTAAGATAAAACGGTTGGCAACGTTCTACACGTGTACAGCGGTTTGTAACGCACGTTCCGAACACGTGCACCCTGCAGTTTGACGTGTTTATCAACCGATGCACTACGGTTGCACTCCGTCGTTGCTCTCCTGCTTCTGCAAATGCGTCAGTGCCAGGTTCTCGggctcttctcttctttctcttttctccatTCTGATTTCCTTGTCTCTGGTCTTTGTCTAGCCCATGTGATTGCCGCACGAGAGCGCGCGCTCGTTAATTAAAGCGGAGGACTCTCGTTAAAGTCGATTGGTTATTGCACAACCAGCCATCGATCGGCGACTCGCGATCCTCGCCGTGATTACCCGGAATTGAGACGTTAATCCTTCATTCTTTCAGTCTCCGTGGATATTTATGCGGGATTGCGTTTAACTATTTGGCGCGAATGATTTGTCTCCATGCGTATCCTGCAATCAGAGTCCGATCCGATAATTCCTACTTCGTCGGAGAGCGCAATTAAAGATAATGCGCGGTTCTGGGAAACTCGATCTATTATTGAACATGCGTTGAAGCGTCCAGATAGTCAGTTATGGGGGAGAAGATGAATGTAATTTATTGCGATATCACACGCCGTATTTGGCAGCCGGTTTTTGATTAACTTCTTTCCACGCTCGGTCTTATTCGCTTATCCTGTCTGTCTTCCAGCGaacaaacgatatttcaattctaGGTTCTCGTCGTTAGATCTATGGGCGCTGATTTCTTCTTTAAGGGGGGACTGTCTCGATCGCTCACGTTCTCCATGTCTATCTCGTCTTCCTCCGTCGTATTATTAATTCGCGTGGTCATCGTTTTCATAGATAGGTCCATAGGGTTGTCTTGAGGTGGAAGGTCCGTTTCCGATCCTGGACTGCATAGTGGCGAACCACTTTCCGAATATTCCTTCACTATTGGAGAACCTTCTGCGTGTGTTCGTTGACTCTTCAACACTGCATCCAGATAGACTCTCTTGGTATACGTCTCTCCAGTTTCTTCGCTCGGCGAGGAACTGTGTCTCGACGTCTGAACATTATTGTTATGTGCGTATCTAtcattgttgttgttgttgttgttgttgttattattattgtttgcACACGAGTCTTTACTATCGATGCTAATGGTCGTGGTAGTGGTAGCCGTCGTAGAGGGACTGATTGGACTGGTTATGTCTTCAACGATGGGTGAGTGTTGTAATAGATTCGAAGAATGATTTGGTACCAAGGGGTGAGAAGCTCCGTGTGACGTTGCGTATAAATGATAGGGTGAGAACATGGTGAGACTTGGCGGTGGTAGAAACGCGGGTGGAATCAGAGACATTCCACCGAGGTGAAAACCGAGGGGTAAACCCATCATTTCTTTGCTCAGCACTGACAGATCGGCTACGGAGGGTTGCAGGTGTGAATGCAACGGTCTAAAGCCTGGGTGACCCGAGAAGGCTGCCCTTCTTTCGGATAGTTCCACGGAACTGTCGCTGTTGTGCGATTCTGGGGAACTAATACTGGGGGATGTCGAGTTCTTGTAGTCGTCCAAACTTAGCATCAGGACATCGTCCTTTCGTTGGGCTGGATGAATTCCAATGGGCGGGCTCATAGGCTTTCGTTGTTGCGTCAGTGGTTGGTTAGGAAGATTCTGTTGATagtgttgctgttgttgttgctgt
This sequence is a window from Bombus pyrosoma isolate SC7728 linkage group LG10, ASM1482585v1, whole genome shotgun sequence. Protein-coding genes within it:
- the LOC122571519 gene encoding knirps-related protein-like; its protein translation is MNQQCKVCGEPAAGFHFGAFTCEGCKSFFGRSYNNLSSITECKNGGECVINKKNRTACKACRLRKCLLVGMSKSGSRYGRRSNWFKIHCLLQEQQQQQQQQQQQQQQHYQQNLPNQPLTQQRKPMSPPIGIHPAQRKDDVLMLSLDDYKNSTSPSISSPESHNSDSSVELSERRAAFSGHPGFRPLHSHLQPSVADLSVLSKEMMGLPLGFHLGGMSLIPPAFLPPPSLTMFSPYHLYATSHGASHPLVPNHSSNLLQHSPIVEDITSPISPSTTATTTTTISIDSKDSCANNNNNNNNNNNNNDRYAHNNNVQTSRHSSSPSEETGETYTKRVYLDAVLKSQRTHAEGSPIVKEYSESGSPLCSPGSETDLPPQDNPMDLSMKTMTTRINNTTEEDEIDMENVSDRDSPPLKKKSAPIDLTTRT